In a genomic window of Nocardiopsis mwathae:
- a CDS encoding tetratricopeptide repeat protein, producing the protein MTVTSRTSTFEAAADRSETEFGNLCDQARDLAESGHLKRAAQLYTQVLDGDSHHHRPMAALGLAVVRHTLGDIGTAREAARIAVDTGHPEYAPRAAYHLALSYEEEDAAEQAEEAWHDVLAAGNDRYTPAAHYGLARIAEGRGDPETAAGHWGRVLDGPDRGLAAQAAHDYGERLLARGDVDMAAEVIRHGLAAEDHPALRLLLGAVHVERAIGEFGAVVDASRDDEAATGEPGTAAAAVELLARLLAVRGDTEAAERAWETGLTHRDAATAADVRARLRRGFLDPHADTAAEESADRAAAGDTVAWWDPYLEAAVAQGSTPMLAGELFYAVDRMYSRLAMPLVDDETRAAALRRTLQETVRSPGEYVWGRSLHDDFRERLRRAAGSDTDVLPEGWPDHADRD; encoded by the coding sequence ATGACCGTGACGTCCAGAACCTCCACATTCGAAGCCGCCGCAGACCGATCGGAGACCGAGTTCGGGAACCTGTGCGACCAGGCGCGCGATCTGGCCGAAAGCGGCCACCTCAAACGCGCCGCCCAGCTCTACACGCAGGTTTTGGACGGCGACTCGCACCACCACCGCCCCATGGCCGCGCTCGGCCTCGCGGTGGTCCGGCACACCCTCGGCGACATCGGCACCGCCCGTGAAGCCGCCCGGATCGCCGTCGACACCGGCCACCCCGAGTACGCCCCGCGCGCCGCCTACCACCTCGCCCTGTCCTATGAGGAGGAGGACGCGGCCGAGCAGGCCGAGGAAGCGTGGCACGACGTGCTCGCCGCAGGGAACGACCGCTACACCCCGGCCGCCCACTACGGGCTCGCCAGGATCGCCGAGGGACGCGGGGACCCGGAGACCGCCGCCGGCCACTGGGGCCGGGTGCTCGACGGCCCGGACCGCGGTCTGGCGGCGCAAGCCGCCCACGACTACGGTGAGCGGCTCCTGGCCCGCGGCGACGTCGACATGGCGGCAGAGGTCATCCGGCACGGGCTGGCGGCCGAGGACCACCCTGCGCTGCGCCTGCTGCTCGGCGCGGTACACGTGGAGCGCGCGATCGGCGAGTTCGGTGCGGTCGTCGACGCCTCCCGCGACGACGAGGCGGCCACCGGTGAACCGGGAACCGCTGCGGCCGCCGTCGAATTGCTGGCCCGGCTGCTCGCCGTGCGCGGCGACACCGAGGCGGCCGAGCGGGCCTGGGAGACGGGCCTGACGCACCGTGACGCCGCGACCGCCGCGGACGTGCGCGCGCGGCTGCGCCGCGGCTTCCTGGACCCGCACGCCGACACCGCGGCGGAGGAGAGCGCCGACCGGGCCGCGGCCGGTGACACCGTGGCGTGGTGGGACCCTTACCTGGAAGCGGCCGTCGCCCAGGGCAGCACCCCGATGCTCGCCGGCGAGCTCTTCTACGCCGTCGACCGGATGTACTCTCGGCTGGCGATGCCCCTCGTCGACGACGAGACACGGGCGGCGGCGCTCCGGCGGACTCTTCAGGAGACGGTCCGCTCACCCGGTGAGTACGTGTGGGGGCGATCGCTCCACGACGACTTTCGGGAGCGGCTGCGCCGGGCGGCGGGATCCGACACCGACGTCCTCCCGGAGGGCTGGCCGGACCACGCCGACCGGGACTGA
- the gcvP gene encoding aminomethyl-transferring glycine dehydrogenase, protein MPEQPTHENATGGAPARVFADRHIGPDPVEIEHMLATVGFGSTAELMAAAVPESILSTPGGPAPLRLPEAAGETAALAELRALADRNQVLTSMIGRGYYGTITPPVILRNILENPAWYTAYTPYQPEISQGRLEALLNFQTMVGDLTGLPVSGASLLDEATAAGEAMTLARRATRGKAAAFIVDSDVFPQTLSVLRTRAEPLGIDIVVADLAEGLPDVEAFGVLVQYPAASGAVRDPRPVIEAAHERGAQAVVAADILALTMLRSPGELGADIAVGSTQRFGVPMGFGGPHAGYMSVREGLQRQLPGRLVGVSVDNAGKPAYRLALQTREQHIRREKATSNICTAQVLLAVMAGMYAVYHGPQGLRAIAEDVHRGTVRLAEGLRARGFEVLHSDFFDTLRVRVRGGADGVVAAARDNGVNLLRVSDDVVGISCDETTTGDDLAAVLAAFGGKEGGGADQRAAVALPEGLRRGVDYLDHPVFSTHRSETSLLRYMRRLADKDLALDRSMIPLGSCTMKLNATAEMESITWPEFAGLHPFAPLEQAAGTVALVRDLEKWLAEVTGYDAVSLQPNAGSQGELAGLLAIRGYHRDRGEARRDVCLIPSSAHGTNAASAVMAGMRVAVVACDAGGNVDLGDLRAKIDRHGGELAALMVTYPSTHGVYEDTITEVCRLVHEAGGQVYVDGANLNALLGWAKPGEFGADVSHLNLHKTFCIPHGGGGPGVGPVAVRSHLAGFLPNHPGQPDAGPHTGVGPVSAAPFGSAGILPISWAYIRMMGEQGLRSATEVAVLSANYVAKRLEPHYPVLYTGKGGLVAHECIIDIRDLAKKTGITNEDVAKRLIDYGFHAPTMSFPVAGTLMVEPTESENLEELDRFIDAMIAVRGEIDRVADGSYDAEDNPLKNAPHTAEALTVDDWKHAYSRGEGGYPVPELRLNKYWSPVGRIDQAYGDRNLVCACPPPEAFEV, encoded by the coding sequence ATGCCGGAGCAGCCCACCCATGAGAACGCCACGGGGGGAGCGCCCGCGCGCGTCTTCGCCGACCGGCACATCGGCCCGGACCCCGTGGAAATCGAGCACATGCTCGCAACGGTGGGCTTCGGCTCCACCGCCGAGCTGATGGCCGCGGCCGTCCCGGAGAGCATCCTCAGCACGCCGGGCGGCCCCGCCCCGCTGCGGCTCCCCGAGGCCGCCGGTGAGACCGCCGCGCTGGCCGAGCTGCGCGCCCTCGCCGACCGCAACCAGGTCCTCACCTCGATGATCGGGCGCGGCTACTACGGCACGATCACCCCGCCGGTGATCCTGCGCAACATCCTGGAGAACCCCGCCTGGTACACGGCCTACACCCCTTACCAGCCCGAGATCTCCCAGGGGCGCCTCGAAGCGCTGCTGAACTTCCAGACGATGGTCGGTGACCTCACCGGGCTCCCGGTCTCCGGGGCGTCGCTGCTGGACGAGGCGACCGCAGCCGGCGAGGCCATGACGCTCGCCCGGCGTGCGACCCGCGGCAAGGCCGCCGCCTTCATCGTCGACTCCGACGTGTTCCCGCAGACGCTGTCGGTGCTGCGCACCCGCGCCGAGCCGCTCGGCATCGACATCGTCGTCGCCGACCTGGCCGAGGGCCTGCCCGACGTCGAGGCGTTCGGCGTGCTCGTGCAGTACCCCGCCGCGAGCGGTGCCGTGCGCGACCCGCGGCCCGTCATCGAGGCCGCGCACGAGCGCGGCGCCCAGGCCGTCGTGGCCGCCGACATCCTCGCCCTGACCATGCTGCGCAGCCCCGGGGAGCTGGGCGCCGACATCGCCGTCGGGTCCACCCAGCGGTTCGGTGTCCCCATGGGCTTCGGCGGACCGCACGCCGGCTACATGTCGGTGCGCGAGGGCCTGCAGCGCCAGCTGCCCGGCCGCCTCGTCGGCGTATCGGTGGACAACGCGGGCAAGCCCGCCTACCGCCTCGCCCTGCAGACCCGCGAGCAGCACATCCGCAGGGAGAAGGCCACCAGCAACATCTGCACGGCCCAGGTCCTGCTGGCCGTCATGGCCGGGATGTACGCCGTCTACCACGGCCCGCAGGGGCTGCGCGCGATCGCCGAGGACGTGCACCGCGGCACCGTGCGGCTCGCCGAAGGGCTGCGCGCCCGCGGCTTCGAGGTGCTGCACTCCGACTTCTTCGACACCCTGCGGGTGCGGGTGCGGGGCGGCGCCGACGGCGTCGTCGCGGCCGCCCGCGACAACGGCGTGAACCTGCTGCGCGTCTCCGACGACGTCGTCGGCATCTCCTGTGACGAGACCACCACCGGCGACGACCTGGCCGCGGTGCTCGCGGCGTTCGGCGGCAAGGAGGGCGGCGGCGCGGACCAGAGGGCGGCCGTCGCCCTGCCGGAGGGGCTGCGCCGCGGCGTGGACTACCTCGACCATCCGGTCTTCAGCACCCACCGCAGCGAGACCTCGCTGCTGCGCTACATGCGGCGGCTGGCCGACAAGGACCTCGCGCTGGACCGCAGCATGATCCCGCTGGGCTCGTGCACGATGAAGCTCAACGCCACCGCCGAGATGGAGTCGATCACCTGGCCGGAGTTCGCCGGGCTGCACCCCTTCGCTCCCCTGGAGCAGGCGGCCGGAACCGTCGCCCTGGTGCGCGACCTGGAGAAGTGGCTCGCCGAGGTCACCGGGTATGACGCAGTGTCGCTGCAGCCCAATGCCGGTTCGCAGGGGGAGCTCGCCGGGCTGCTGGCCATCCGCGGCTACCACCGCGACCGCGGCGAGGCCCGGCGCGACGTCTGTCTGATCCCCAGCTCCGCCCACGGCACCAACGCGGCCAGCGCGGTGATGGCGGGCATGCGGGTGGCCGTCGTGGCGTGCGACGCGGGCGGCAACGTCGACCTGGGCGACCTGCGCGCCAAGATCGACAGGCACGGCGGCGAGCTGGCCGCGCTGATGGTGACCTACCCCTCCACGCACGGCGTCTACGAGGACACCATCACCGAGGTGTGCCGCCTGGTGCACGAGGCCGGGGGGCAGGTCTACGTCGACGGGGCCAACCTCAACGCGCTGCTCGGCTGGGCCAAGCCCGGTGAGTTCGGCGCCGACGTCAGCCACCTCAACCTGCACAAGACCTTCTGCATCCCGCACGGGGGCGGCGGTCCGGGGGTCGGCCCGGTGGCGGTGCGCTCGCACCTGGCCGGGTTCCTGCCCAACCACCCCGGCCAGCCCGACGCGGGGCCGCACACCGGCGTCGGCCCGGTCTCGGCGGCACCGTTCGGCTCGGCCGGGATCCTGCCGATCTCCTGGGCCTACATCCGGATGATGGGCGAGCAGGGGCTGCGCTCGGCCACCGAGGTGGCGGTGCTCAGCGCCAACTACGTGGCCAAGAGGCTGGAGCCCCACTACCCGGTGCTCTACACGGGAAAGGGCGGGCTCGTCGCCCACGAGTGCATCATCGACATCCGCGACCTGGCCAAGAAGACCGGCATCACCAACGAGGACGTGGCCAAGCGGCTCATCGACTACGGCTTCCACGCCCCGACGATGTCGTTCCCGGTGGCCGGGACGCTGATGGTGGAGCCCACGGAGAGCGAGAACCTCGAAGAGCTCGACCGCTTCATCGATGCGATGATCGCCGTCCGCGGTGAGATCGACCGGGTAGCCGACGGCAGCTACGACGCCGAGGACAACCCGTTGAAGAACGCCCCGCACACCGCCGAGGCGCTCACCGTCGACGACTGGAAGCACGCCTACTCCCGCGGTGAGGGCGGCTACCCCGTGCCGGAGCTGAGGCTGAACAAGTACTGGTCGCCGGTCGGGCGCATCGACCAGGCCTACGGCGACCGCAACCTGGTCTGCGCCTGCCCGCCGCCCGAGGCCTTCGAGGTCTAG
- a CDS encoding MerR family transcriptional regulator, producing MAVTSGKRQASGLTRSALRRAGEQGLLCEEDVVALPMDVGYRGPTACAAAGITYRQLDYWARTGLVGPSVRQDDGRGGPPLYSVRDILILKVVKRLIDTGISVQQIRTAVEHLRRRDTADIAQITLMSDGISVYECTTPDEVVELLQRGQGVFGIALGRVWREVEGRLSELPGEHLPQPADAHPGDELARRRRERRIG from the coding sequence GTGGCGGTTACGAGCGGCAAGCGGCAAGCCTCCGGTCTCACGCGCTCAGCGCTGCGGCGGGCCGGGGAGCAGGGCCTGCTGTGTGAAGAGGACGTGGTGGCGCTGCCTATGGACGTCGGCTATCGCGGCCCAACGGCATGTGCGGCCGCCGGAATCACCTACCGCCAGCTCGACTACTGGGCGAGAACCGGGCTGGTGGGTCCGAGCGTGCGCCAGGACGACGGGCGCGGCGGACCGCCCCTCTACAGTGTGCGCGACATCCTCATCCTCAAGGTCGTCAAACGCCTGATCGACACGGGCATCTCCGTGCAGCAGATCCGGACCGCCGTGGAGCACCTCCGGCGCCGCGATACGGCCGACATCGCCCAGATCACCCTGATGAGCGACGGCATCAGCGTGTACGAGTGCACCACGCCCGACGAGGTCGTCGAGCTGCTCCAGCGGGGGCAGGGCGTGTTCGGGATCGCCCTGGGCCGGGTCTGGCGCGAGGTCGAGGGCCGCCTGAGCGAACTTCCCGGTGAGCACCTGCCGCAGCCCGCGGACGCCCACCCGGGCGACGAACTCGCGCGCCGCCGCCGCGAGCGCCGCATCGGCTGA
- a CDS encoding glyoxalase superfamily protein, whose amino-acid sequence MRRTDEEVIPILRVADAAASAAWYGRLGFAMEWEHRFEPGSPAFVEVARGRARLFLSEHTGDARPDTLVYLRIREVDAVAAEFGMRPEDRPWAREVELSDPDGNRVRIGTPAE is encoded by the coding sequence ATGCGCCGGACGGACGAAGAGGTCATCCCGATCCTGCGTGTCGCCGACGCCGCGGCGTCGGCCGCGTGGTACGGGCGGCTGGGCTTCGCCATGGAGTGGGAACATCGCTTCGAACCGGGATCCCCCGCGTTCGTCGAGGTCGCCCGGGGCCGGGCTCGGCTGTTCCTATCGGAGCACACGGGCGACGCCCGCCCCGACACGCTGGTGTACCTGCGGATCCGCGAGGTGGACGCTGTCGCCGCGGAGTTCGGCATGCGCCCGGAGGACCGGCCCTGGGCGCGCGAGGTCGAACTGAGTGACCCGGACGGCAACCGCGTGCGGATCGGCACGCCCGCGGAGTGA
- a CDS encoding bifunctional nuclease domain-containing protein: MKHMEVVGVRVEMPSNQPIVLLKESDGERYLPIWIGAVEATAIALAQQGVVPARPLTHDLFRDVLDALDASLTTVNITSLSDGIFYADLVFSNGVEVSARPSDSIALALRTGAPIYAHDDVVDEAGVPIPDEQEDEVEKFREFLDQITPEDFGRTT; the protein is encoded by the coding sequence GTGAAGCACATGGAGGTCGTCGGCGTCCGGGTCGAGATGCCCTCGAACCAGCCGATCGTCCTGCTCAAGGAATCCGACGGAGAACGCTACCTTCCGATCTGGATCGGGGCGGTGGAGGCCACCGCGATCGCGCTGGCGCAGCAGGGCGTCGTCCCCGCACGGCCGTTGACCCACGACCTGTTCCGGGACGTCCTCGACGCGCTCGACGCCAGCCTGACCACGGTCAACATCACCTCCCTGAGCGATGGCATCTTCTACGCCGACCTCGTCTTCTCCAACGGTGTCGAGGTGAGCGCGCGGCCATCGGACTCCATCGCGCTCGCCCTGCGCACCGGCGCGCCGATCTATGCGCACGACGACGTCGTCGACGAGGCCGGGGTGCCGATCCCCGACGAGCAGGAGGACGAGGTCGAGAAGTTCCGCGAGTTCCTCGACCAGATCACCCCCGAGGACTTCGGCCGCACCACCTAG
- a CDS encoding FHA domain-containing protein yields the protein MSSVYCTQCGHAVADDARFCSFCGTPIRAAGQEAPRAGERRDSVGETTSTISISGIQALEAEIDAGDEPPTDPANVDALPPGTALLVVKRGPNAGSRFLLDSDVTTAGRHPNSDIFLDDVTVSRRHVEFFRRGDGFGVRDVGSLNGTYVNRERIDEAELGGGDEVQIGKFRLVLLTKPRR from the coding sequence ATGTCGAGCGTTTACTGCACGCAGTGCGGTCACGCCGTTGCGGATGATGCCCGCTTCTGCTCCTTCTGTGGTACCCCCATCCGTGCGGCGGGACAGGAGGCTCCTCGCGCCGGCGAGCGCCGCGACTCCGTCGGTGAGACCACGTCCACGATCTCCATCTCGGGGATCCAGGCCCTTGAGGCCGAGATCGACGCGGGCGACGAGCCTCCCACGGACCCCGCCAACGTCGACGCGCTCCCTCCCGGCACGGCGCTGCTGGTCGTCAAGCGCGGCCCCAACGCCGGCAGCCGCTTCCTGCTGGACAGCGACGTCACGACGGCCGGCCGCCACCCCAACAGCGACATCTTCCTCGACGACGTCACCGTCTCCCGTCGGCACGTGGAGTTCTTCCGCCGCGGGGACGGGTTCGGCGTGCGCGATGTCGGCAGCCTGAACGGCACCTACGTCAACCGCGAGCGGATCGACGAGGCGGAACTCGGTGGCGGCGACGAGGTGCAGATCGGCAAGTTCCGGCTGGTACTGCTGACCAAGCCGCGCCGCTGA
- a CDS encoding sugar phosphate nucleotidyltransferase, with protein sequence MKAVVMAGGEGTRLRPMTANQPKPLLPVVNKPIMEHVLRLLRRHGIEDTVVTVQFLATLIRNYFGDGEELGMNLSYVAEEVPLGTAGSVKNAEDHLRGEPFIVISGDALTDIDLSDMVRFHRENGAMVTIGLKRVPNPLEFGIIIVDDQGRIQRFLEKPTWGQVFSDTVNTGIYIMEPEVLDHVAAGEVVDWSGDVFPKLLKDGAPLYGYIAEGYWEDVGTHESYLRSQADVLSGKVDVDIEGFEVSPGVWVAEGAEVDPEAVLKGPLYIGDYAKVEAGAELREFTVLGSNVVVRSEAFLHRAVVHDNVYIGSSANMRGCVIGKNTDVMSGARVEEGAVVGEECVIESEAYLSNDIKVYPFKTIEAGAVVNANVIWESRGQRSLFGPRGVSGLINVEITPELAVRLASAYATTLKKGSVVITSRDVSRAARTLKRAVISALTAAAIDVRDLEVVPLPVARFHTSQSGVAGGISLRTTPGDPQSVDIIFLDERGADLSPAAQRKLERVFSRAEYRRAFPGEIAELSFPSRGVETYSHELLRRIDTGGVAEAELKVVVDCAGGSASLILPSLLGRIGVDVLTVNNRLDEGSPTDTLAKQMRDLQRLGDLVKSSGADFGVRFDPVAERLSLVDENGELVDNDRALLVVLDLVAAERGGGRVALPVTTTRVAEQVASYHGAEVQWTPTSTDELTKAAKADDIIFAADGRGGYLLPEFSRTTDGIGAFVRLLGLVARTRMSLSQIDRRIPQAHLLRRSVPTPWAVKGSVMRAVVEAAGEREVDTTDGVRVLEPGGGWALILPDTAEAVTHLWAEGPDSDTAQRLLDEWAAVVERAEG encoded by the coding sequence GTGAAGGCCGTTGTGATGGCCGGAGGTGAGGGAACCCGCCTTCGGCCGATGACCGCGAATCAGCCCAAACCCCTGCTGCCCGTCGTCAACAAGCCGATCATGGAGCACGTGCTGCGTCTGCTCCGGCGGCACGGGATCGAGGACACGGTCGTCACCGTCCAGTTCCTCGCCACCCTGATCCGCAACTACTTCGGCGACGGCGAGGAGCTCGGGATGAACCTGAGCTACGTCGCCGAGGAGGTCCCCCTCGGGACCGCCGGCAGCGTCAAGAACGCCGAGGACCACCTGCGCGGCGAGCCGTTCATCGTCATCTCCGGCGATGCGCTCACCGATATCGACCTCTCCGACATGGTCCGCTTCCACCGGGAGAACGGCGCCATGGTCACCATCGGCCTCAAACGGGTCCCCAACCCCCTGGAATTCGGCATCATCATCGTCGACGACCAGGGACGCATCCAGCGCTTCCTGGAGAAGCCCACCTGGGGCCAGGTCTTCTCCGACACGGTGAACACCGGCATCTACATCATGGAGCCCGAGGTCCTCGACCACGTCGCCGCCGGCGAGGTCGTCGACTGGTCTGGCGACGTCTTCCCGAAGCTGCTCAAGGACGGCGCCCCGCTGTACGGTTACATCGCCGAGGGCTACTGGGAGGACGTGGGCACCCACGAGAGCTACCTGCGCTCCCAGGCCGACGTGCTCTCCGGCAAGGTCGACGTCGACATCGAGGGCTTCGAGGTGTCCCCGGGTGTGTGGGTGGCCGAGGGAGCCGAGGTCGACCCCGAGGCCGTGCTCAAGGGCCCGCTCTACATCGGCGACTACGCCAAGGTCGAGGCCGGCGCCGAGCTGCGCGAGTTCACCGTCCTGGGCAGCAACGTGGTGGTGCGCTCGGAGGCGTTCCTGCACCGCGCCGTGGTGCACGACAACGTCTACATCGGCAGCAGCGCCAATATGCGCGGCTGCGTCATCGGGAAGAACACCGACGTGATGTCGGGCGCCCGGGTCGAGGAGGGCGCCGTCGTCGGTGAGGAGTGCGTCATCGAGTCCGAGGCGTACCTGTCCAACGACATCAAGGTCTACCCGTTCAAGACCATCGAGGCCGGGGCGGTCGTCAACGCCAACGTCATCTGGGAGTCGCGCGGCCAGCGCTCCCTGTTCGGCCCCCGGGGCGTCTCCGGACTGATCAACGTCGAGATCACGCCCGAGCTCGCGGTCCGGCTGGCCAGCGCGTATGCCACCACGCTGAAGAAGGGCTCGGTGGTCATCACCTCCCGGGACGTCTCCCGGGCGGCGCGCACGCTCAAGCGCGCGGTGATCAGCGCGCTCACCGCCGCCGCGATCGACGTCCGCGACCTGGAGGTGGTGCCGCTGCCGGTGGCGCGCTTCCACACCTCGCAGAGCGGAGTGGCCGGCGGCATCAGCCTGCGGACCACGCCCGGCGACCCGCAGTCGGTCGACATCATCTTCCTCGACGAGCGCGGTGCCGACCTGTCCCCGGCGGCCCAGCGCAAGCTTGAGCGGGTGTTCTCCCGAGCCGAGTACCGCCGGGCCTTCCCCGGCGAGATCGCCGAGCTGTCCTTCCCCTCCCGGGGTGTGGAGACCTACTCCCACGAGCTGCTGCGGCGCATCGACACCGGCGGCGTCGCCGAAGCGGAGCTGAAGGTCGTCGTCGACTGCGCCGGAGGCTCGGCCTCCCTCATCCTGCCGTCCCTGCTCGGCCGGATCGGAGTCGACGTCCTGACCGTCAACAACCGGCTGGACGAGGGCTCGCCCACCGACACCCTGGCCAAGCAGATGCGCGACCTGCAGCGGCTGGGCGACCTGGTGAAGTCCTCCGGCGCCGACTTCGGCGTCCGGTTCGACCCGGTGGCCGAGCGGCTGTCCCTCGTGGACGAGAACGGCGAGCTGGTCGACAACGACCGCGCCCTGCTGGTCGTGCTCGACCTGGTGGCCGCCGAGCGCGGGGGAGGCCGGGTCGCGCTGCCCGTGACCACCACCCGGGTGGCCGAGCAGGTGGCCTCCTACCACGGGGCCGAGGTGCAGTGGACGCCGACGTCCACCGACGAGCTCACCAAGGCCGCCAAGGCCGACGACATCATCTTCGCCGCCGACGGGCGCGGTGGCTACCTGCTGCCCGAGTTCTCCCGCACGACCGACGGGATCGGCGCGTTCGTCCGCCTGCTCGGGCTGGTGGCGCGCACCCGCATGTCACTCAGCCAGATCGACCGCCGCATCCCGCAGGCGCACCTGCTGCGCCGGTCGGTACCCACGCCGTGGGCGGTCAAGGGCAGCGTCATGCGCGCCGTCGTGGAGGCCGCCGGCGAGCGGGAGGTCGACACCACCGACGGCGTCCGGGTCCTGGAGCCCGGCGGCGGATGGGCGCTCATCCTGCCCGACACCGCCGAAGCCGTCACCCACCTGTGGGCCGAGGGCCCCGACTCCGACACCGCGCAGCGGCTGCTGGACGAGTGGGCCGCCGTGGTGGAGCGGGCCGAGGGCTGA
- a CDS encoding CDP-alcohol phosphatidyltransferase family protein: MQSTPAGDRIWTVPNLLSVLRLIGVPVFLWLILVPQADLWALGVLAFAGISDWLDGKIARAWNQVSRLGALLDPMADRLYIFAALLGLVVRGIVPWWLMAILVVRDVLIVLALPVLRHYGYGPLPVNFAGKAATLCLLYSFPLLFIAGYGGIVGDVAKIVGWAFAIWGTAIYWWAGLLYAVQGLRLIGQTRRADRSSAAGVAPAPRTAATTGDSGSAPGDRADEETRAQPDEAARAPRRPDDSGPPFSDRKGATSPP, encoded by the coding sequence ATCCAATCGACTCCGGCGGGCGACCGGATCTGGACGGTCCCGAATCTGTTGAGCGTGCTGCGGCTGATCGGGGTCCCTGTCTTCCTGTGGCTGATCCTGGTGCCGCAGGCGGACCTGTGGGCGCTGGGCGTGCTCGCGTTCGCCGGGATCTCCGACTGGCTCGACGGCAAGATCGCGCGGGCGTGGAACCAGGTGAGCCGACTGGGCGCACTGCTGGACCCCATGGCCGACCGCCTCTACATCTTCGCCGCGCTGCTCGGCCTGGTGGTCCGCGGCATCGTGCCCTGGTGGCTCATGGCGATCCTGGTCGTGCGCGACGTCCTCATCGTGCTCGCGCTTCCGGTGCTGCGGCACTACGGCTACGGACCGCTTCCGGTGAATTTCGCCGGAAAGGCGGCGACACTTTGCCTTCTTTACTCATTCCCCCTGCTGTTCATCGCCGGTTATGGCGGAATTGTCGGTGATGTGGCGAAAATTGTGGGTTGGGCGTTCGCGATCTGGGGAACGGCTATCTACTGGTGGGCCGGACTGCTCTACGCAGTGCAGGGTCTGCGTTTGATCGGGCAGACCCGACGGGCCGACCGATCGTCGGCGGCGGGCGTCGCGCCCGCGCCGCGAACGGCGGCCACGACCGGCGACTCCGGTAGTGCGCCCGGCGATCGGGCGGACGAGGAGACCCGTGCGCAACCCGACGAGGCCGCGCGTGCTCCGCGTCGCCCTGATGACTCCGGGCCACCGTTCAGCGACAGGAAGGGAGCGACATCCCCACCATGA
- a CDS encoding ArsA family ATPase, whose translation MGTDARRGAGAGVGVHAADAPITFFGGKGGVGKTTMAAAAALAHSDAGRRTLVISTDPAHSLGDALETRLGDRPRRVADGLWAAEPDAEAAVRRRVEQVTEDAHAALPREIMPAVRRHLAHAAAGPGMVESALADLLIDAMDQVPGEWDRLVVDSAPTGHLLRMLDLPALLTPWVRGLARQRERALDADRFAADVVGAREQGDAAEDPLLRRLHERRLRLERAAERLRGDACVRLVLVPRRMVLAETERAADRLAGAGFRLGPAVINQVPADADERVLAAARRRFAGQGVVELPLAAEEPTGPERLRALAARIAAPCG comes from the coding sequence GTGGGCACCGACGCACGACGCGGGGCGGGTGCGGGCGTGGGCGTGCACGCCGCCGACGCGCCGATCACCTTCTTCGGCGGCAAGGGCGGTGTGGGCAAGACGACCATGGCCGCTGCCGCCGCCCTGGCGCACTCCGACGCGGGCCGCCGCACCCTGGTGATCTCCACCGACCCCGCCCACTCGCTGGGCGACGCCCTGGAGACCCGGTTGGGGGACCGGCCGCGGCGGGTGGCAGACGGGCTGTGGGCGGCGGAGCCGGACGCCGAGGCCGCGGTCCGGCGCCGCGTCGAGCAGGTCACCGAGGACGCGCACGCCGCGCTGCCCCGCGAGATCATGCCCGCGGTGCGCCGCCACCTCGCGCACGCCGCGGCGGGGCCCGGCATGGTCGAGTCGGCCCTCGCCGACCTGCTCATCGACGCCATGGACCAGGTGCCGGGGGAGTGGGACCGGCTCGTCGTGGACAGCGCCCCCACCGGCCACCTGCTGCGTATGCTCGACCTTCCCGCGCTGCTCACCCCCTGGGTGCGCGGTCTGGCGCGGCAGCGTGAGCGCGCCCTGGACGCCGACCGCTTCGCCGCCGACGTGGTCGGCGCCCGGGAGCAGGGCGACGCCGCCGAGGACCCGCTCCTGCGCCGACTGCACGAGCGCCGCCTGCGCCTGGAGCGCGCCGCCGAGCGCCTGCGCGGCGACGCGTGCGTGCGGCTGGTGCTGGTGCCCAGACGCATGGTGCTGGCCGAGACCGAGCGCGCCGCCGACCGGCTCGCCGGGGCGGGGTTCCGGCTGGGTCCGGCCGTGATCAACCAGGTTCCGGCCGACGCCGACGAGCGGGTGCTGGCCGCCGCCCGGCGCCGCTTCGCCGGGCAGGGCGTCGTCGAACTGCCGCTGGCGGCCGAGGAGCCGACCGGCCCGGAGCGCCTGCGGGCGCTGGCCGCCCGTATCGCCGCGCCGTGCGGCTGA
- a CDS encoding cory-CC-star protein — protein sequence MASAAAPDPGGAPRGATPGGRAAAAWRGAIAAWRRFEAAHDAVFDARWGYARRREARRQQDTLRALLMLDTLGVDNPVAYETLELIPYMVADLHEWHRRTGSEEFGDARVCC from the coding sequence GTGGCGTCGGCGGCCGCCCCCGACCCCGGCGGGGCACCCCGGGGCGCCACGCCGGGCGGTCGTGCCGCGGCGGCCTGGCGGGGTGCGATCGCCGCATGGCGCCGCTTCGAGGCCGCCCACGACGCCGTGTTCGACGCCCGCTGGGGATATGCGCGGCGCCGGGAGGCCCGCAGGCAGCAGGACACCCTGCGGGCGCTGCTCATGCTCGACACGCTCGGGGTGGACAACCCGGTGGCCTATGAAACCCTTGAGCTGATCCCCTACATGGTCGCCGACCTGCATGAATGGCATCGGCGCACGGGGAGTGAGGAGTTCGGCGACGCCCGGGTGTGCTGCTGA